A segment of the Paraburkholderia fungorum genome:
CATCGCGAGCCAGTCGATGCGCGGACGGTCGATGTCGATCATCGCCAGCGCGCGCTCGCCCGGCGCACCCGCGCCCATGTTCGCGTACTCGGCCTTCAGGATCGCGTAGCTGTTGTTCGCGAAGATGATCGTCGTGATGTTCAGGTTCTCGCGCGCCTGGGTCCACAGCGACTGGATCGTGTACATCGCGCTGCCGTCGCCGACCATGCAGAACACGCGCCGGTCCGGACACGCGAGCGCCGCGCCGGTGGCCACCGGTGTGCCGTAGCCGATCGAGCCGCCCATGTTGTTGATCAGATCGTGCGGCGCCGCGCCGACTGTCAAGCCCATCGTTTCGCGGCCCGTGGTCAGCGATTCGTCGACGAGAATGCAGTTTTCGGGCAGCGCGGCGGCGAGTGCCTGCGCGATGCTGGCAGGTCCGAGTGCGCCGGTCGGCGGCGTGGAATCCGCGCGTTGCTGAAGCACCGCTTTCGCATTCGATGCGCCCACGGCTTCGACCAGCATCTCCAGTCCTGCAACACCGTCCTCGCCGATTTCGACCAGTTCATGCACGCTGGTGCCCGGCGATTTCAGCAGGCTCGGTTTGTCCGGATAACTGAAGAATGCGATCGGCTCGGTGGTTTCCACCGTGATGATGTGTTTGAAGCCCTTCAGATAGTCGACCGCCTGATTGACTGCATACGGAATGCGTTCGAGCGTCACGCGCCCTGCGCCGCGCTCGATCCGCGCGCTGAAGAACTGCGTCGCGATGCGGCAGCCGGTGGCCGCCTTCAGCTTGCCCGCGAGTTCGACCGCACGGCCTTTGGTCGAATGACCGGCGAGCACGATCAGCGTCGGCTCGCCCGAGTGCAGCACCTTCGCGATGTGCTCGACGCGTGCGACGTCAGGCGCTTTTGCTTTTTCAGACGTCACCGCACGCGAAGGTACGACCGCTTCACCCGCTTCCTGCCACGATGCATCGCCCGGCAGGATCAGCGTCGCGATCTGGCCGACATGTTCGCTCGCCTTCGACACCGCAGCGGCCACATCCCACGCGACCGTATGCGACGACTCCACACGACGCACCCAGTGACTCAACGGACGCGCAAGCCCCTCGATATCGGACGTGAGCGGCGGATCGTACTTCAGGTGCGAAGCCGAATGCTCGCCCACGATGTTGACCATCCCCGACGATGCACGCTTCGCATTGTGGATGTTGGCCAGCCCGTTCGCGAGGCCCGGCCCCAGGTGCAGCAGCGTGGACGCGGGCGTGCCCTTCATCCGGTAGTAGCCGTCCGCTGCGCCCGTGCAGACGCCTTCGAACAGGCACAGCACGCTGCGCATCGCCGGATTCTCCAGCGCCTTCAGGAAGTGCATCTCCGACGTGCCGGGATTCGCG
Coding sequences within it:
- a CDS encoding acetolactate synthase large subunit, with protein sequence MNGAESLVQTLTAQGVDICFANPGTSEMHFLKALENPAMRSVLCLFEGVCTGAADGYYRMKGTPASTLLHLGPGLANGLANIHNAKRASSGMVNIVGEHSASHLKYDPPLTSDIEGLARPLSHWVRRVESSHTVAWDVAAAVSKASEHVGQIATLILPGDASWQEAGEAVVPSRAVTSEKAKAPDVARVEHIAKVLHSGEPTLIVLAGHSTKGRAVELAGKLKAATGCRIATQFFSARIERGAGRVTLERIPYAVNQAVDYLKGFKHIITVETTEPIAFFSYPDKPSLLKSPGTSVHELVEIGEDGVAGLEMLVEAVGASNAKAVLQQRADSTPPTGALGPASIAQALAAALPENCILVDESLTTGRETMGLTVGAAPHDLINNMGGSIGYGTPVATGAALACPDRRVFCMVGDGSAMYTIQSLWTQARENLNITTIIFANNSYAILKAEYANMGAGAPGERALAMIDIDRPRIDWLAMAKSMGVPAVSVDTAEAFHQAMANSVNESGPCLIEVRL